Proteins co-encoded in one Candida albicans SC5314 chromosome 3, complete sequence genomic window:
- the MNT2 gene encoding alpha-1,2-mannosyltransferase KRE2 (Alpha-1,2-mannosyl transferase; adds 3rd mannose in cell-wall mannoprotein biosynthesis; partially redundant with Mnt1; role in adherence and virulence; expressed in yeast and hyphae; fungal-specific; Hap43-induced; Spider biofilm induced), whose product MKPSIFYSSRQPYLKYLAIILTTITIYVLTHSSYSADPNINDVTTKPISETVPQPPPQSPSSPEQQQQQPANQDQIVKVPEELKNKPQDLVVDNNKDQKPAVSGVPKSSSSSPQQQEKQDTKKESENSSSSKDPVKPEKVKATFVTLARNSELYDLIKSIRNVEDRFNRKFNYDWVFLNDDDFTQEFKDLTTALVSGKTKYGKIPKEHWSYPDWIDLKRAEETRKNMKLQKIIYGDSESYRHMCRFESGFFWRHPLLDDYDWYWRVEPSIDIHCDLNYDLFKYMEDNNKVYGFTISIHEFRATIPTLWDTTKKFIKENPQYLAENNFMDFISDDKGETYNLCHFWSNFEIANLNFWRGEAYRKYFDYLDQTGGFFYERWGDAPIHSIAAALFLPKDKIHYFDDVGYKHSVYTQCPLNPQFRYEHKCHCNPDNDFTFRGYSCGKKYFEKMGLQKPKEWEKYQ is encoded by the coding sequence ATGAAGCCTTCAATATTCTATAGTTCGAGACAACCCTATCTCAAATATTTGGCAATCATCTTaaccaccatcaccatctATGTTCTAACTCATAGCAGTTATCTGGCTGATCCTAATATCAATGATGTCACCACTAAGCCAATACTGGAAACTGTgccacaaccaccaccacaatcACCTTCATCAccagaacaacaacaacaacaacctgCAAACCAAGATCAAATCGTCAAGGTGcctgaagaattgaaaaacaaaccTCAAGATTTAGTTGTTGATAACAATAAAGATCAAAAACCAGCTGTATCTGGTGTACCAAAatcctcctcctcctccccACAGCAACAAGAGAAACAAGACACCAAAAAAGAACTGgaaaattcttcttcatcaaaagATCCTGTGAAACCAGAAAAAGTTAAAGCCACATTTGTCACTTTAGCCCGTAATTCTGAATTATATGATTTGATCAAATCTATTCGTAATGTTGAAGACCGTTTCAAtagaaaattcaattatgaTTGGGTATTTcttaatgatgatgatttcacCCAAGAATTTAAAGATTTAACTACAGCATTAGTTTCTGGTAAAACCAAATATGGGAAAATTCCTAAAGAACATTGGTCATATCCTGATTggattgatttgaaaagagCAGAAGAAACTCGtaaaaatatgaaattacaaaaaatcatttatgGAGATAGTGAATCTTATCGTCATATGTGTCGATTTGAAAGTGGGTTTTTTTGGAGACATCCATTATTAGATGATTATGATTGGTATTGGAGAGTTGAACCAAGTATTGATATTCATTGTGATTTGAATTatgatttattcaaatacatggaagataataataaagtttaTGGTTTTACTATTTCAATTCATGAATTTAGAGCCACCATTCCTACATTATGGGATACCACgaaaaaattcattaaagaAAATCCTCAATATTTAGCtgaaaataattttatgGATTTTATTAGTGATGATAAAGGTGAAACTTATAATTTATGTCATTTTTGGTcgaattttgaaattgccaatttgaatttttggaGAGGTGAAGCTTatagaaaatattttgattatttagaTCAAACGGGTGGATTTTTCTATGAACGTTGGGGTGATGCTCCAATTCATTCTATTGCTGCAGCATTATTTTTACCAAAAGataaaattcattattttgatgatgttggTTATAAACATAGTGTTTATACTCAATGTCCATTAAATCCTCAATTTAGATACGAACATAAATGTCATTGTAATCCAGATAATGATTTTACTTTTAGAGGTTATTCTTGTGGtaagaaatattttgaaaaaatgggTTTACAAAAACCTAAAGAATGggaaaaatatcaataa
- the ALG8 gene encoding dolichyl-P-Glc:Glc1Man(9)GlcNAc(2)-PP-dolichol alpha-1,3-glucosyltransferase (Putative glucosyltransferase involved in cell wall mannan biosynthesis; transcription is elevated in nik1 and sln1 homozygous null mutants, but not in the chk1 null mutant; possibly an essential gene, disruptants not obtained by UAU1 method) produces MAKKKSTGPQPSLSSSPNGRAKVTAETITTTTTTTTDTTNSYSLLNIWVISLALKILLFIGYHSTDFDVHRNWLAITNKLPISQWYIENTSQWTLDYPPFFAYFEYLLSLLVPRFVANDGCLDIVEIGQYGLPTIYFQRLTVIISELVLFYALQTIVKTSPTLSAKRRMYVATASLALSPGLILIDHIHFQYNGMMYGILLLCINSARLQQYLSCGFWFSVLLCFKHIYLYLAPAVFIFLLRGYCLKFYWNKRKNFFINIFNFIQWINLFKLGSIVILVFIIAFGPFYNVLPQLISRLFPFSRGLTHAYWAPNIWAVYSFLDRILIQIYKKIPMSKYPLLKIFQFDPNSLNNDQLLKTSTRGIVGDIEFFILPNITPKLTFLLTLFYQIMALIPLFIQPTYRRFVGALTLCGYASFLFGWHVHEKAILLVIFPMTLLVARDQKLLTPFNLLVSCGYGSLFPLIFTCNEWLIKVVYTYTWYIIFYFNFRKVVRPSKNNIIGNGIGNGNGKGGGIILDRMVNLYILLFNVVVIITSLFDLFKHKYPVLQNFEFLNLMIYSVYCAIGIISSWNGFCWLYFIDDGIWNQDQ; encoded by the coding sequence atggccaagaagaaaagtACAGGACCACAGCCGTCATTATCATCTTCTCCCAATGGTAGGGCAAAAGTAACTGCAGAAACAATCACCACGACCACGACCACAACCACCGACACGACCAATAGTTATTCACTTCTAAATATATGGGTCATTTCATTAGCACTTAAAATACTTCTTTTCATTGGGTATCATTCAACAGATTTTGATGTACATAGAAATTGGTTAGCCATCACCAataaattaccaatttCTCAATGGTATATTGAAAACACATCACAATGGACATTAGATTATCCACCATTTTTCGcttattttgaatatttattatcattattagtaCCACGATTTGTTGCCAATGATGGATGTTTagatattgttgaaattggtCAATATGGATTACCAACAATTTATTTCCAACGATTAACGGTTATTATTAGTGAATTGGTATTATTTTATGCATTACAAACCATTGTTAAAACTTCACCTACTCTTTCAGCGAAAAGAAGAATGTATGTGGCTACTGCCAGTCTTGCATTATCTCCTGGATTGATACTTATTGATCATATTCATTTCCAATATAATGGTATGATGTATggaatattattattatgtaTAAATAGTGCTCGtttacaacaatatttGTCATGTGGATTTTGGTTTTCAGTATTGTTATGTTTCAAacatatttatttatatttggcTCCAGCAGTATTTATATTCCTTCTTCGAGgttattgtttgaaattttattggAATAAACgtaaaaattttttcatcaatattttcaattttattcaatggattaatcttttcaaattaggtagtattgttattttaGTATTCATCATTGCCTTTGGTCCATTTTATAATGTTTTACCACAATTAATTTCTCGATTATTCCCATTCAGTCGTGGGTTGACTCATGCATATTGGGCACCTAATATTTGGGCCGTTTATTCATTTCTTGATCGAatattaattcaaatttataaaaaaatccCCATGAGTAAATAtccattattaaaaattttccaatttgatccaaattcattaaataatgatcaattattgaaaacttCAACTCGTGGTATTGTTGgtgatattgaattttttataCTTCCCAATATAACTCCAAAATTGACATTTTTATTAACattattttatcaaatcatGGCATTAATCCCATTATTCATTCAACCAACTTATAGACGATTTGTTGGTGCCCTTACATTATGTGGTTATgcatcatttttatttggttgGCACGTACATGAAAAAGCAATTTTATTAGTCATTTTCCCCATGACTTTATTAGTTGCTCGTgatcaaaaattattgactccatttaatttattagttAGTTGTGGTTATGGATCTTTATTCCCCCTTATTTTCACCTGTAATGAATGGTTAATTAAAGTGGTTTATACTTATACTTGGTacattatattttatttcaattttagaAAAGTAGTAAGACCTTCAaagaataatattattggtaatggtattggtaatggtaatggtaaAGGTGGTGGGATTATTTTAGATAGAATGGTCAATTTATACATTTTACTTTTCAacgttgttgttattataactagtttatttgatttgtttaaaCATAAATACCCCgttttacaaaattttgaatttttgaatttgatgatttataGTGTTTATTGTGCCATTGGAATAATTAGTAGTTGGAATGGGTTTTGTTGGTTGtattttattgatgatggtATATGGAACCAAGATCAATAA
- a CDS encoding mitochondrial 37S ribosomal protein mS43 (Ortholog(s) have structural constituent of ribosome activity and mitochondrial small ribosomal subunit localization), with protein MIRRSSLIFTRSISTSFSLPVNKTLEILKATNANFEGLFTNNAINQLWFQRGQQLVQNLNQHLAQTNNGLLSDSNNINNNTSSTSDNGNGDGENVVNYSLNEIISITMNKPELFHIHKNATNLYNLQFFFENIRQLEQQPQEIIPSGSEVLLQTPKDQFKNVPSDKELVDWIEHSFGSIQELRNLIINSAKGIKGDGTVWLVAESTMSENYLSKSNFSSPLFHNLAIVNTYNGGMIDDSERSGQLRRMKSVLQQQQEQNEEEQDKSTENKQKHNNSTSEFELGSVEQAELETAFHNKRLVPALAIDVSPRNYLINYGAYGKQQYLENVWECIDWDIVSRRLPPRSKQVITV; from the coding sequence ATGATTAGAAGATCCTCACTTATATTCACTAGGTCTATATCGacatctttttctttaccGGTGAATAAAACTTTAGAAATTCTTAAGGCAACAAACGCCAATTTTGAAGGGCTATTCACTAACAATGccataaatcaattatggTTTCAAAGAGGTCAACAATTGgttcaaaatttaaatcaacatttAGCTCAAACCAACAATGGATTACTTAGTGATagcaacaacatcaacaacaataccaGTAGTACCAGTGACAATGGtaatggtgatggtgaAAATGTTGTTAATTATTCTTTAAATGAAATCATATCCATCACCATGAATAAACCAGAATTATTTCATATTCATAAAAATGCCActaatttatataatttacaatttttttttgaaaatattcgACAATtagaacaacaaccacaagaAATCATACCTAGTGGATCCGAAGTTTTATTACAAACACCAAAAgatcaatttaaaaatgTTCCACTGGATAAAGAATTAGTTGATTGGATTGAACATTCATTTGGATCTATTCAAGAATTaagaaatttgattataaattCTGCCAAGGGGATAAAAGGTGATGGTACAGTATGGTTAGTAGCTGAAAGTACCATGAgtgaaaattatttgagtaaaagtaatttttcatcaccATTATTTCATAATTTGGCAATTGTCAATACATATAATGGCGGTATGATTGATGATTCTGAAAGATCAGGTCAATTAAGAAGAATGAAAAGTGTattgcaacaacaacaagaacaaaacGAGGAAGAACAAGATAAATCAAcagaaaataaacaaaaacacAACAACTCAACTagtgaatttgaattgggATCTGTTGAACAAGCTGAATTGGAAACAGCTTTCCATAATAAAAGATTGGTACCTGCTTTAGCTATTGATGTTTCTCcaagaaattatttgattaattatgGTGCATACGgtaaacaacaatatttagAAAATGTTTGGGAATGTATTGATTGGGATATCGTTTCAAGAAGATTACCACCAAGATCTAAACAAGTCATTACTGTGTAA
- the DBP5 gene encoding ATP-dependent RNA helicase (Ortholog(s) have RNA helicase activity, RNA-dependent ATPase activity, inositol hexakisphosphate binding activity and role in mRNA export from nucleus, translational termination), with the protein MSSEKVKRVEADATDLLASLSIDKSGEKLEEIKKGSTPDPSDLLGGLSLKEGDSKKPEEKKEVVEEPENKEINDDKKDEDKKDESKDEVKDGDGAKEETKEEVKEESKEEPKEPKEPKEPATNLIKSSYEVKVKLADIQADPNSPLYSVKSFEELGLSPELLKGLYAMKFNKPSKIQEKALPLLLSNPPRNMIGQSQSGTGKTAAFSLTMLSRVDPTIKMPQCLCLSPTRELARQTLEVITTMGKFTNITTQLVVPNAIPRGSSVNAQVLVGTPGIAIDLIRRRQLNLSKMKVFVLDEADNMLEAQGLGDQAIRVKKALPRGVQLVLFSATFPTEVREYAERLVPDANSLELKQEELNVDGIKQLYMDCRSEQHKFEVLCELYGLLTIGSSIIFVEKKETADVLYGKMKKEGHTVSVLHGGLDNTDRDRLIDDFREGRSKVLITTNVLARGIDIASVSMVVNYDMPTDKYGKPDPSTYLHRIGRTGRFGRVGVSISFIHDRRSYDILMAIKAYFGNVEMTRVPTDDWDEVEKIVKKVIKS; encoded by the coding sequence ATGTCAAGTGAGAAGGTAAAAAGAGTGGAAGCAGATGCAACTGATTTATTAGCCAGTCTTTCAATAGACAAAAGTGGCGAAAAActtgaagaaatcaaaaagggATCAACACCTGATCCTTCTGATTTATTGGGTGGTCTTTCATTAAAAGAAGGTGATTCCAAAAAACctgaagaaaagaaagaagttgttgaagaacctgaaaacaaagaaattaaCGACGATAAGAAAGATGAAGACAAAAAAGATGAATCAAAAGATGAAGTTAAGGACGGAGATGGAGCCAAAGAGGAAACCAAGGAGGAAGTCAAAGAAGAATCCAAAGAAGAACCTAAAGAACCTAAAGAACCTAAAGAACCAGCTactaatttaattaaatcatctTATGAAGTTAAAGTTAAATTAGCTGATATTCAAGCTGATCCTAACTCACCATTATATTCGgttaaatcatttgaagaattaggGTTGTCACcagaattattaaaaggGTTATACGCCatgaaattcaataaacCTTCCAAGATTCAAGAAAAGGCATTACCATTGTTACTTTCAAATCCACCAAGAAATATGATTGGTCAATCACAATCAGGTACTGGTAAAACCGCTGCATTTTCATTGACAATGTTATCAAGAGTTGATCCAACCATAAAAATGCCTCAATGTCTTTGTTTATCACCAACTAGAGAATTAGCAAGGCAAACTTTAGAAGTCATTACCACTATGGGTAAATTTACCAATATTACTACTCAATTAGTCGTACCTAATGCCATTCCAAGAGGTTCATCAGTTAATGCCCAAGTATTAGTTGGTACACCAGGGATTGCTATTGACCTTATAAGAAGAAGACAATTAAATCTTAGCAAAATGAAAGTTTTCGTTTTGGATGAAGCCGATAATATGTTGGAAGCACAAGGATTGGGTGATCAAGCTATTAGAGTTAAAAAAGCTTTACCTAGAGGAGTTCAATTGGTATTATTTTCTGCCACTTTCCCAACTGAAGTTCGTGAATATGCTGAAAGACTTGTACCTGATGCTAATTctttagaattgaaacagGAAGAATTGAATGTTGATGGTATCAAACAATTATATATGGATTGTCGTTCCGAACAACATAAATTTGAAGTTTTATGTGAATTATACGGGTTATTGACCATTGgttcatcaattatatttgttgaaaagaaagaaactGCCGATGTATTGTATggtaaaatgaaaaaagaaggTCATACTGTATCTGTTTTGCATGGTGGTTTAGATAATACAGACAGAGATAGATTAATCGATGATTTCCGTGAAGGTAGATCCAAAGTTTTAATCACAACCAATGTTTTGGCTAGAGGTATTGATATTGCATCTGTTTCCATGGTGGTTAATTATGATATGCCAACTGATAAATATGGCAAACCAGATCCATCAACTTATTTGCATAGAATTGGTAGAACTGGTAGATTTGGTAGAGTTGGGGTAtctatttcatttattcatGATAGAAGATCATATGACATTTTGATGGCCATTAAAGCATATTTTGGTAATGTTGAAATGACTAGAGTTCCAACAGATGATTGGGATGAAGtggaaaaaattgttaaaaaagTTATTAAAAGTTAA
- a CDS encoding uncharacterized protein (Ortholog(s) have cell cortex, cellular bud neck, cellular bud tip, mating projection tip localization) — MYQQPSNHSYSSTDSLRWSSNNPFRQASISQTQPRNNFDEWVDKNKQLLDLSSDEEVEEEEHGAAIGFHQSTESFGKPSAFPPTPVRADSDSSINYARMSKNPFASALSQSEDKPRAQTPTHSSRAPPRPPKPSQKQPPPPSYEEAAGPEAAKKSYPREKEGRSEDSRERRRENSRSGHSRENGHSSHSRSYGREHGRGSDRDKDRERRSHRSKKSPSKKKSDPVKPKNLDTIDKLDVTGFVGFHHDGPFDACAPHRNIKKEKAPVMAFPIDGPNNSIAGGTNMTKDDQLNLAFGNYHEETPVIKTNRTQNDPTSSIYTPKQNPSVINFDSNTNSTPIHGSTTAGLGSTTFLDGAPAPKGDELLNPNAGVGRKKSIVQRLRKNSGSESNSRRSSNEGLQPPSPPYQEPRRGSLNTLELDNDDNELKPPGNSFIRRVRSLKVRK; from the exons ATGTACCAACAACCATCAAATCATTCATATTCGTCAACCGATTCTTTGAGATGGTCGTCAAATAATCCTTTCCGTCAAGCATCCATTAGTCAAACCCAACCACgcaataattttgatgaatGGGTGGACAAGAATAAACAGTTGTTAGATTTATCTAGTGATGAagaagtagaagaagaagaacatGGGGCCGCAATAGGGTTCCATCAAAGTACTGAAAGTTTTGGTAAACCAAGTGCATTTCCACCTACTCCTGTTCGTGCAGATAGTGATTCAAGTATAAACTATGCAAG AATGTCCAAAAATCCATTTGCTTCAGCTTTGTCACAACTGGAAGATAAACCACGAGCACAAACCCCAACTCATTCAAGTCGTGCTCCGCCGCGTCCACCAAAACCTTCACAGAAACAGCCACCGCCACCAAGTTATGAGGAGGCTGCTGGCCCCGAAGCAGCAAAGAAAAGTTACCctagagaaaaagaaggtAGAAGTGAAGACTCTAGAGAACgaagaagagaaaataGTAGAAGTGGTCACAGTAGAGAAAATGGTCACAGCAGTCACAGTCGTAGTTATGGCAGAGAACATGGACGTGGAAGCGATAGGGATAAAGATAGGGAAAGAAGAAGTCACCGCAGTAAAAAATCACCAAGCAAGAAAAAGAGTGACCCAGTAAAACCGAAAAACTTGGATACAATCGATAAATTGGATGTTACTGGGTTTGTTGGTTTCCATCATGATGGTCCTTTTGATGCATGTGCACCACACAGAAATATAAAGAAGGAAAAGGCTCCAGTAATGGCCTTCCCTATTGATGGACCTAACAATTCAATAGCTGGAGGAACAAATATGACCAAAGACgatcaattaaatcttgCTTTTGGAAATTACCACGAAGAAACCCCAGTTATCAAGACCAATAGAACACAAAATGACCCAACATCAAGTATTTATACCCCAAAACAGAATCCTTCAGTGATCAATTTTGATTCCAATACCAATTCTACTCCAATTCATGGGTCTACTACTGCTGGTTTAGGATCAACTACGTTTTTGGATGGTGCACCTGCACCCAAAGGTGATGAACTTTTGAATCCAAACGCTGGTGTGGGAAGGAAAAAGTCAATAGTACAAAgattaagaaaaaatagTGGATCTGAAAGTAATTCAAGAAGAAGTTCTAATGAAGGATTACAACCACCTTCCCCACCATACCAAGAACCTAGAAGAGGATCATTAAATACATTAGAATTAGATAATGATGACaatgaattgaaaccaCCTGGTAACTCATTTATAAGAAGAGTAAGAAGTTTGAAAGtaagaaaatga
- a CDS encoding uncharacterized protein (Protein of unknown function; expression downregulated in an ssr1 null mutant): protein MTDSFDIDNILSQLTLEEKIGLVGGIDFWHTYPISRLNIPKVRFTDGPNGIRGTRFFNGVPSACFPCGTGLAATFDHELLLTTGKLMNIEAKFKNAHVILGPTMNIQRGPLGGREFESFSEDPYLTGQIASAIIKGIQYDNEIGATVKHYVCNDLEDERSASDSLVTPRALREIYLEPFRIAIKESNPICLMTGYNKVNGEHVSQSKFFLQNILRDEWNWQGTIISDWYGTYTSKKAIENGLDLEMPGSPIFRNKQLLTSMIKSKELHIKHLDDRVKNVLKLIKFAKQSSVVVTEDGKESSENNTQETRDILRKLAQDSIVLLKNDNNLLPLKRDDVDFSSKSIAIIGPNAKIAAYSGGGSATLPAYYTTTPYNAIVEKLSSISKFDITSQLKYTIGAKAYKYLPELGPQVINPKTGKPGFSMKFYKKPKSVPNEDRELFDELDTEISDILLGDYYHKDIPSNGLYYIDFECEFTPSKTQHYEFGLTVHGTAQLFIDDKLVVDNKTKQIKGVSFLNSGTIEERGSIELHQGKTYKIIVEYGSAPTFTLKDQVGEYFGGGIRLGMNEIINDDEQEIINAVNLAKSVDLVILIIGLNKDWESESYDRPDMKLPGLQDKLIESVLDVNPNTIIVNQSGTPVEFSEWLDKSKALLHCWYGGNESGNAIADILFGNVNPNGKLSLTFPLKNNDNPTFLNFKTERGRVLYGEDIFVGYRYYEKLNRQVAFPFGFGLSYTKFEFFDLKLEKKTKDKEEEEEEEESLVVSLSVKNIGKMTGSEVIQVYVSKVESDVIRPIKELKGFTKVNLQPNETKSVNLKLIIKDSVSFFDEYANQWSVQSGQYKVHVGNSSDNIPLTESFTIEKSYFWSGL, encoded by the coding sequence ATGACTGATtcatttgatattgataatatatTATCTCAATTGacattagaagaaaaaattggattagTAGGtggaattgatttttggCATACATATCCAATTTCTCGATTAAACATTCCCAAAGTGAGATTCACTGATGGTCCCAATGGTATTAGAGGCACAAGGTTTTTCAATGGTGTTCCTCTGGCTTGTTTCCCCTGTGGAACTGGATTAGCTGCTACTTTTGAtcatgaattattattgacaACCGGGAAATTAATGAACATTGAAgctaaatttaaaaatgcGCACGTGATCTTGGGTCCTACGATGAATATTCAACGAGGCCCATTAGGTGGCCGAGaatttgaatcattttCTGAAGATCCTTATTTAACTGGACAAATTGCCAGTGCTATAATTAAGGGTATTCAatatgataatgaaattggtgCCACGGTTAAACATTATGTTTGTAATGATTTAGAAGATGAAAGGAGTGCTAGTGATTCTTTGGTTACACCAAGAGCATTGAGAGAAATTTATTTAGAACCATTTAGAATAGCTATTAAAGAAAGTAATCCAATTTGTTTGATGACAGGGTATAATAAAGTTAATGGTGAACATGTTTCTCAAagtaaatttttcttgcAAAATATATTACGTGATGAATGGAATTGGCAAGGGACAATTATATCTGATTGGTATGGGACATATACAAGTAAAAAAGCCATTGAAAATGGTTTGGATTTAGAAATGCCAGGATCTCCAATTTTCCgtaataaacaattgttgACTAGTATgattaaatcaaaagaattgCATATCAAACATTTGGATGATCGTGTAAAGAatgttttaaaattaattaaatttgcCAAACAGTCAAGTGTTGTGGTCACTGAAGATGGTAAAGAATCATCGGAGAATAACACTCAAGAAACAAGAGATATACTACGCAAACTAGCTCaagattcaattgttttattgaaaaatgataataatttattaccaTTGAAAAGGGATGACGTCGACTTCAGCTCCAAGTCTATTGCAATAATTGGTCCTAATGCAAAAATTGCCGCTTATTCAGGTGGTGGGTCAGCCACTTTACCAGCTTATTACACCACTACTCCTTATAATGCCATTGTTGAGAAATTATCTTCtatttccaaatttgatattaCATCACAACTCAAATATACTATTGGTGCAAAAgcatataaatatttaccaGAATTAGGTCCACAAGTGATCAATCCCAAAACTGGTAAACCCGGGTTTTCCatgaaattttataaaaagCCAAAATCCGTTCCTAATGAAGATCgagaattatttgatgaattagatACAGAAATATCTGATATTTTATTAGGTGATTATTATCATAAAGATATCCCTTCTAATGGGttatattatattgattttgaatgtGAATTCACACCATCAAAAACCCAACATTATGAATTTGGTTTAACTGTTCATGGTACAGCacaattatttattgatgataaacttgttgttgataataaaaccaaacaaattaaaggagtttcatttttgaattctgGAACTATTGAAGAACGaggatcaattgaattacaTCAAGGTAAAACTTATAAAATCATTGTTGAATATGGTTCGGCACCTACATTTACATTAAAAGATCAAGTTGGAGAATATTTTGGTGGTGGGATTCGTCTTGGTatgaatgaaattattaatgatgatgaacaaGAAATCATCAATGCAGTAAATTTGGCTAAATCAGTAGATTTAGtgattttaattattgGATTAAATAAAGATTGGGAAAGTGAATCTTATGATCGTCCTGATATGAAATTACCTGGATTACaagataaattgattgaatcgGTATTGGACGTTAATCCAAACaccattattgttaatCAATCCGGTACACCTGTGGAATTTTCTGAATGGTTGGATAAACTGAAAGCTTTGTTGCATTGTTGGTATGGTGGGAATGAAAGTGGGAATGCCATTGctgatattttatttggtaATGTCAATCCTAATGGGAAATTATCATTGACTTTcccattgaaaaataatgataatccaacttttttgaattttaaaaCTGAAAGAGGTCGAGTATTATATGGAGAAgatatttttgttggttatagatattatgaaaaattgaatcgTCAAGTTGCTTTCCCATTTGGATTTGGATTATCATATactaaatttgaattttttgatttgaaattggagaagaaaacaaaagataaagaagaagaagaagaagaagaagaaagtcTTGTTGTTTCATTGTCGGTGAAAAATATTGGTAAGATGACTGGTTCTGAAGTGATTCAAGTTTATGTATCTAAAGTGGAATCTGATGTGATTAGGCcaattaaagaattgaaaggTTTTACTAAAGTTAATTTACAACCAAATGAAACCAAATCtgttaatttgaaattgatcatTAAAGATTCAGTTTCGTTTTTCGATGAATATGCCAATCAATGGTCAGTACAACTGGGCCAATACAAAGTTCATGTTGGTAATAGTAGTGATAATATACCATTGACTGAGAGTTTCACCATAGAGAAATCATATTTTTGGTCAGGACTTTAA